In a single window of the Balneolaceae bacterium genome:
- the rbfA gene encoding 30S ribosome-binding factor RbfA yields MSVRTERLGAVIQRDLGEIIQKSYQRSGSFIAVTKVRVTDDLLIAKVFLSIFAPGKDDDAIFKNMEEHNSEIRHELASRIRHQVRRIPELHFVKDETAEYVNRMENLFSEIRKERQQRGKESGGEDSPGSASDQEE; encoded by the coding sequence ATGAGTGTCCGAACCGAACGCCTGGGCGCAGTTATACAGCGCGACCTGGGAGAAATTATCCAGAAAAGTTACCAGCGGAGCGGTTCCTTTATCGCTGTTACGAAGGTGCGAGTCACCGACGACCTGCTCATCGCCAAGGTCTTTCTCAGTATCTTCGCGCCCGGAAAGGATGACGACGCCATCTTTAAGAATATGGAGGAGCACAACTCCGAAATACGTCATGAGTTGGCTTCCAGGATACGCCACCAGGTTCGACGCATTCCCGAGCTGCATTTCGTCAAAGACGAGACTGCCGAGTACGTGAACCGGATGGAAAACCTTTTCTCGGAAATTCGCAAGGAGCGGCAGCAGCGAGGCAAGGAATCCGGGGGAGAGGATTCGCCCGGGAGCGCCTCCGACCAGGAGGAATAG
- the truB gene encoding tRNA pseudouridine(55) synthase TruB has translation MAKAIPLSELPVFSARRPPDPNFHFQGGAAFLVDKPAGWSSFEVVKLLRRCLDMRKIGHAGTLDPMATGLLVLCCGRGTKSIQQIQVLEKVYVGEVTFGAATASYDAETEVTEEAPWQHLTGERIADKMEEAFTGDIIQYPPMYSAVKHKGQPLYKLARQGKEVERKPRVVTVHELRLLECRLPVIKLYIRCGKGTYVRSIAHDLGRALDQRPVSAVWCANASGSSPTKTPSRWRSSATSST, from the coding sequence ATGGCCAAAGCCATCCCCCTTTCCGAACTTCCCGTCTTCAGCGCCCGCCGCCCGCCCGATCCCAACTTTCACTTCCAGGGCGGAGCCGCCTTCCTGGTAGACAAGCCAGCGGGCTGGTCCTCTTTTGAAGTGGTCAAGTTGCTGCGCCGTTGCCTGGATATGCGCAAGATCGGTCATGCGGGGACACTTGATCCCATGGCCACCGGTCTACTGGTGCTCTGTTGCGGCCGCGGCACCAAATCCATCCAGCAAATTCAGGTCCTGGAGAAAGTCTACGTCGGGGAGGTGACCTTTGGGGCGGCTACCGCCAGCTATGATGCGGAGACGGAGGTGACCGAAGAGGCGCCATGGCAGCACCTTACCGGGGAGCGTATTGCCGACAAGATGGAGGAAGCTTTCACCGGCGATATTATTCAGTATCCTCCCATGTACTCTGCAGTCAAGCACAAGGGACAACCCCTCTATAAGCTGGCGCGACAGGGCAAGGAGGTGGAGCGCAAGCCGCGCGTTGTAACCGTGCACGAGTTGCGACTGCTGGAATGCAGACTGCCGGTAATTAAGTTATATATAAGGTGCGGGAAGGGAACCTACGTACGTTCCATCGCCCACGACCTGGGTCGGGCCCTCGATCAGCGGCCCGTCTCGGCAGTCTGGTGCGCGAACGCATCGGGGAGTTCTCCAACGAAGACGCCCTCTCGGTGGCGCAGCTCCGCGACATCTTCGACGTAG
- a CDS encoding bifunctional riboflavin kinase/FAD synthetase: MTELVYLDDVERDPDTVLTVGTFDGVHAGHRVLIDTVVEKTKKHGARSVIVTFDPHPREIINPGDAGIKLLTSLTDRREILEELGVDCMVVIPFDRDFSLLSSEEFIEDVIHRKIGVSEFVIGYDHHFGRDREGTIETVEKLGKKLDFETYVISKQEVGERTVSSTAIRRALSEVGNVRQAAKFLQRPYRLNGMVVHGDKRGKEIGFPTANLLPEDQRKIVPHDGVYAVRVRVEGDWYGGMMNIGVRPTFEGQQRVLEVHLFDFEEEIYGKSIQVRFIERIRDEMKFDGVEELVARLESDREDALAILHEAKQD, from the coding sequence ATGACTGAACTTGTATACCTGGACGACGTGGAAAGGGACCCAGACACCGTTCTGACGGTTGGCACTTTTGACGGGGTGCATGCAGGACACCGGGTGCTGATCGACACCGTGGTGGAAAAGACGAAGAAACACGGTGCGCGAAGCGTAATTGTCACCTTCGACCCTCATCCCCGCGAGATTATCAACCCCGGCGATGCCGGAATCAAACTGTTGACTTCACTCACCGATCGCCGGGAAATCCTGGAAGAGTTGGGGGTGGACTGCATGGTGGTCATACCCTTCGATCGCGACTTCTCTCTGCTCTCCTCCGAGGAGTTTATCGAGGATGTCATTCACCGGAAGATCGGGGTGAGCGAGTTTGTGATCGGCTATGACCACCACTTCGGGCGTGACCGCGAGGGAACGATTGAAACGGTGGAGAAACTGGGAAAGAAACTGGACTTCGAAACCTATGTGATTTCCAAGCAGGAGGTGGGCGAGCGCACCGTCAGCAGCACGGCGATCCGTCGGGCCCTCAGCGAGGTGGGAAATGTTCGCCAGGCAGCGAAATTCCTGCAGCGTCCCTACCGCCTCAACGGCATGGTGGTGCACGGCGACAAACGCGGCAAGGAAATCGGTTTTCCCACGGCCAACCTACTGCCGGAAGACCAGCGCAAGATAGTGCCACACGACGGGGTCTATGCCGTCAGGGTTCGGGTGGAGGGCGACTGGTACGGGGGTATGATGAATATCGGCGTACGTCCCACCTTTGAGGGACAGCAGCGTGTGCTGGAAGTCCACCTTTTTGACTTTGAGGAGGAGATCTACGGCAAGAGCATACAGGTACGCTTCATCGAGCGCATCCGCGACGAGATGAAATTCGACGGGGTGGAGGAGCTGGTGGCCCGGCTGGAGTCCGACAGAGAAGACGCGCTCGCCATCCTCCACGAGGCGAAGCAGGATTGA
- the rpsO gene encoding 30S ribosomal protein S15 → MTITKERKEEIIEKYGGSAENTGSTEAQIAIFTERIADLTEHLKDHPQDHASRRGLLKMVGKRRRLLNYLAKNDIEAYRSLISDLGIRK, encoded by the coding sequence ATGACGATTACCAAGGAACGCAAGGAAGAGATAATCGAGAAGTACGGTGGCTCCGCGGAGAACACCGGATCGACCGAAGCCCAGATCGCTATATTCACCGAACGTATCGCCGATCTCACCGAACACCTCAAGGACCATCCGCAGGATCACGCTTCGCGCCGGGGCCTGCTCAAAATGGTCGGGAAACGCCGGCGCCTGCTGAACTACCTGGCCAAGAATGATATCGAGGCCTACCGTTCGCTCATCAGCGACCTGGGTATTCGCAAGTAG
- a CDS encoding polyribonucleotide nucleotidyltransferase, whose protein sequence is MDGRAPEDIRDIWTEVGYLARTHGSAIFTRGETQALVSITMGTKQDAQSIDTLMVEEDKQFYLHYNFPPYCVGEARFLRGPGRREIGHGHLAERALKKLMPSFEEFGYVIRVISDITESNGSSSMASVCGGSMALMNAGVPLKKPVAGIAMGMIVGEDESVVLSDIRGEEDFMGDMDFKTAGSADGITACQMDMKVQGISFEVLEKALEQAHQGRMHILGKMAETISQPADEISPYAPQFINMEIEADDIGAVIGPGGKVIQTLQKETDTEIWVEEDEERRKGMITITADSLDKAEEAKKRIQGIVGHLDEGATYKGTVKAIRGIRRFRGDRTGQGRTVARL, encoded by the coding sequence ATCGACGGGCGTGCACCGGAAGACATTCGTGATATCTGGACCGAAGTGGGTTACCTGGCCCGCACGCACGGTTCTGCCATCTTTACCCGAGGTGAGACTCAGGCCCTTGTTTCTATCACCATGGGCACCAAGCAGGATGCACAGTCCATCGACACTCTGATGGTGGAGGAAGACAAACAGTTCTACCTGCACTACAACTTCCCGCCTTACTGTGTGGGCGAGGCGCGCTTCCTGCGTGGTCCTGGTCGGCGTGAGATCGGCCACGGCCATCTGGCCGAACGCGCACTCAAAAAACTGATGCCATCCTTCGAGGAATTCGGCTATGTAATCCGCGTCATTTCCGACATTACCGAATCGAACGGCTCGTCTTCCATGGCCTCCGTTTGCGGAGGCTCCATGGCCCTGATGAACGCCGGCGTGCCGCTGAAGAAGCCGGTGGCCGGAATCGCCATGGGCATGATCGTGGGCGAGGACGAATCTGTGGTACTGTCTGACATCCGCGGAGAGGAGGACTTCATGGGCGACATGGACTTCAAGACCGCCGGATCGGCCGACGGCATCACCGCATGCCAGATGGACATGAAGGTGCAGGGCATCTCTTTCGAGGTGCTTGAAAAGGCACTGGAACAGGCCCACCAGGGACGCATGCATATTCTCGGCAAGATGGCTGAAACCATATCGCAGCCGGCTGATGAGATTTCCCCCTACGCGCCGCAGTTCATCAATATGGAGATCGAAGCCGATGACATCGGCGCAGTGATCGGTCCGGGCGGCAAGGTCATCCAGACTCTGCAGAAGGAGACCGACACCGAGATCTGGGTCGAGGAGGACGAAGAGCGCCGCAAGGGCATGATCACCATCACGGCCGACAGTCTTGACAAAGCCGAGGAGGCCAAGAAACGGATCCAGGGTATCGTGGGTCACCTCGATGAGGGAGCCACCTACAAGGGCACCGTTAAGGCCATCAGAGGAATACGGCGCTTTCGTGGAGAT